One part of the Entelurus aequoreus isolate RoL-2023_Sb linkage group LG05, RoL_Eaeq_v1.1, whole genome shotgun sequence genome encodes these proteins:
- the zbtb21 gene encoding zinc finger and BTB domain-containing protein 21 — protein sequence MESLVHYSNPAHTLSVLGLLNEQRLQGQMCDVVLVVADQRYHAHKSVLAASSEYFQSLFTRIDDTSMNVVNLDFCEPDAFEIVLNYIYSSSLFVDKGSLSAIQELGYSLGIPFLTNIVSTKPHASYCVSRKRLSFTEGDENDFQTRSVIVCRLRNDTSAFSCTNHPTKTPERLSLLTGKLAHSPSGHNSCESDGNSAPITSKSPERCKTSERKSTYPYTSILKGNPSYISSIRPQLKTSASLSEAEVHHIRLPSSSDLDIKEDPGELEPHDNTKVSLQGHASELIQTIDRSGPLIKSLLRRSLSMDSPVPVYSPALELKALQNHEQSGVTMSSESESSANNGNARTSPLVLRSKYRSTRNEQTQVEREQDVKLEPSSPLADPLDIIRITVGEALPVNLKDLQTNYNDCTKASLAPFGKRKERSDNRRYPFKKSKIFKLHAVSSDEKTSETVSHSTSDDNENNEELLSNKIFTCWNCFKVFRSSAGLHRHFNMYHNTEKQYACEICHKRFHTNFKVWTHCQTQHGVLQNPASSSSSPVIDDRFQKKLIDIVRDREIKKALLWKLKRNKQQSPTLAKQRSRSSFICPYCRKVFVFQSQYRQHLKIHPAEKGDKYTAREHILYREPDGVIQQKDSDSAVFACRLCNMKLSSMLEKDEHEKGCRHSTVCPYCGLRFSSPLVKKDHVTHCKYKKLTCLECMRTFKSSFSIWRHQMEVHNNNMINIKEQMNLKEQEHNEGMLQEEQYTSEHLTRESNSYNDSSGTTMYDTEDSSSYVPQDLSMGHHGELVVKEEPLEESVSEREESETSHTGPEEPGVWPCEKCGNLFSSRKDLERHQELLCHIKPFICHICNKAFRTNFRLWSHFQSHVWSGGEPLRAKEIDRPPLPPSPSLPMASQNSEQPLPQSPVLTQAMPDAAVDESSSPEPSMPLVDNTQKNQSDLQLSSHSPLSRSTSMEHPGGAQDADTLYYHAPSLSALTFKRQHVCKLCHRTFKTAFSLWSHEQSHGHV from the coding sequence ATGGAGAGCCTTGTGCACTACAGCAATCCTGCTCATACCCTCTCAGTGCTGGGACTTCTTAATGAGCAACGTCTGCAGGGCCAAATGTGTGACGTGGTCCTGGTTGTGGCGGATCAGAGGTACCACGCTCATAAAAGTGTTCTGGCTGCCAGCAGTGAATATTTCCAGTCCCTCTTTACCAGGATAGATGACACATCCATGAATGTTGTCAACCTGGACTTCTGTGAGCCAGACGCCTTTGAGATAGTGCTCAATTATATTTACTCCTCCTCTCTTTTTGTGGACAAAGGTAGTCTTTCAGCAATTCAAGAGCTGGGCTACAGTCTGGGAATTCCTTTCCTCACCAACATTGTGTCCACAAAGCCGCATGCGTCCTATTGTGTCTCGAGAAAAAGACTTTCCTTTACAGAAGGGGACGAGAATGACTTCCAGACAAGGAGTGTCATCGTGTGTCGTCTCCGCAATGACACATCTGCATTCTCCTGTACGAATCATCCGACAAAAACACCGGAGAGGTTGTCTCTTCTTACCGGCAAGTTGGCTCATTCTCCATCAGGTCATAACTCCTGTGAGTCAGACGGGAACTCTGCACCAATCACAAGTAAATCACCTGAGCGGTGTAAGACTTCTGAAAGGAAGTCCACCTATCCGTACACTTCAATACTAAAAGGGAATCCATCATACATCTCTTCTATTAGGCCCCAACTGAAAACATCTGCATCCTTGAGTGAGGCTGAAGTGCACCATATTAGACTGCCGTCTTCCTCTGACCTGGACATAAAAGAGGACCCTGGGGAACTGGAGCCTCACGATAACACCAAAGTGTCCCTGCAGGGTCATGCCTCTGAGCTGATCCAGACAATTGACCGGAGTGGGCCACTAATAAAAAGCCTACTTCGAAGATCATTATCTATGGACAGCCCTGTTCCGGTCTACTCACCCGCTCTGGAGCTCAAGGCGCTACAAAATCATGAACAGTCAGGTGTTACGATGTCATCAGAGTCTGAAAGTTCCGCCAACAATGGAAACGCAAGAACATCTCCTCTTGTGCTCAGGTCAAAGTACCGCAGCACACGCAATGAACAAACTCAGGTAGAAAGAGAGCAGGATGTGAAATTGGAGCCCAGCAGTCCACTCGCAGACCCCCTTGATATCATCCGAATCACAGTCGGAGAAGCTCTGCCAGTCAATCTTAAAGACTTACAGACAAATTACAATGACTGTACTAAGGCAAGCCTCGCTCCTTTCGGTAAACGAAAGGAAAGATCAGACAATAGGCGGTACCCGTTTAAGAAGAGCAAGATATTTAAGCTGCATGCCGTCTCTTCTGATGAGAAGACGTCAGAGACGGTATCTCACAGCACCAGTGACGATAACGAGAACAACGAGGAGTTGCTTTCAAACAAGATTTTTACATGCTGGAACTGTTTTAAGGTTTTCAGGTCTAGCGCTGGACTACATCGTCATTTTAACATGTACCACAACACCGAAAAGCAGTACGCTTGTGAAATTTGCCACAAGCGCTTTCATACCAACTTCAAAGTGTGGACGCACTGTCAAACTCAGCACGGTGTCCTGCAAAACCCAGCGTCGTCTTCCAGTTCCCCAGTGATAGATGATCGATTTCAAAAGAAACTGATAGACATTGTGCGAGACCGAGAGATAAAGAAAGCCTTACTCTGGAAACTTAAAAGAAATAAACAACAATCTCCCACTCTAGCCAAACAGCGATCAAGGTCCAGCTTCATATGTCCTTATTGTAGGAAAGTCTTTGTGTTTCAGTCTCAGTACAGGCAGCATTTAAAGATACATCCTGCAGAGAAAGGTGACAAGTACACAGCACGGGAGCACATCCTTTACCGGGAACCGGATGGGGTCATTCAGCAGAAGGATTCCGATAGCGCTGTTTTCGCCTGTAGACTTTGTAATATGAAGCTGTCTTCAATGTTGGAGAAGGATGAACACGAGAAAGGCTGTCGGCATTCCACTGTATGCCCATACTGTGGCCTCAGATTTTCAAGTCCATTAGTCAAGAAAGACCATgtgacacactgcaagtacaagaAACTGACATGCCTGGAATGCATGCGAACCTTCAAGTCCTCCTTCAGTATTTGGCGCCACCAGATGGAGgtgcacaacaacaacatgataaaTATTAAGGAGCAGATGAATCTAAAGGAGCAAGAGCACAATGAAGGAATGCTTCAAGAGGAGCAGTATACTAGTGAACATCTTACAAGAGAGAGCAATAGCTACAATGACTCCTCAGGTACAACTATGTATGATACAGAGGATTCCTCATCCTATGTGCCTCAGGACCTGAGCATGGGTCATCATGGAGAGCTAGTGGTTAAGGAAGAGCCGCTAGAGGAGTCTGTGAGTGAGCGGGAAGAAAGCGAGACAAGCCACACTGGACCAGAAGAACCTGGCGTATGGCCGTGTGAGAAATGTGGCAATCTCTTCAGCTCTCGCAAAGACCTGGAGCGCCATCAGGAGCTGCTGTGCCACATCAAGCCCTTCATTTGCCACATATGCAACAAAGCCTTCAGGACCAACTTCCGCCTATGGAGCCACTTTCAGTCCCACGTGTGGAGTGGAGGCGAACCCCTACGAGCCAAAGAAATAGATAGGCCCCCTCTGCCTCCGTCCCCTTCCCTGCCAATGGCCTCTCAAAACTCCGAACAACCCCTCCCACAGTCCCCCGTGCTCACCCAAGCGATGCCAGACGCGGCGGTTGATGAGTCCAGCAGCCCTGAGCCTTCCATGCCGTTGGTCGATAACACCCAGAAAAATCAATCTGACCTACAACTCAGCAGCCACAGCCCCTTGTCAAGATCTACCAGCATGGAACATCCAGGTGGCGCTCAGGATGCAGACACTCTCTATTATCACGCACCGTCCCTCTCTGCCTTGACATTCAAGAGGCAGCACGTGTGTAAACTCTGTCACAGAACCTTTAAGACCGCTTTCAGTCTCTGGAGCCATGAGCAGAGTCATGGTCATGTGTGA